Proteins from a single region of Hermetia illucens chromosome 3, iHerIll2.2.curated.20191125, whole genome shotgun sequence:
- the LOC119652278 gene encoding uncharacterized protein LOC119652278, which produces MLQPVTVGIMLVICINFISADDASSSYAKVVTLGSNGDKESWQGDSGPKLFKALHTDLNIPVSTTKTIETTASGQDKDSSLGRAYTYINPYRIYPRRQYSVNKNRSPSVIYPRYGSSYKRIDQAMDRYTPGEAVATAQFKKNKDGYNYNPPKMKPTRPSAISYTPPKDLYAFPPNLDSNYLPPTQPPPSKPRKPITSYIPPPAGAPSGFVGPVNPEYLPPFMKESKSEDKGKPADSDTTEMPASNPSDDMLPPLTDSENPPSSETEMSAEKDMPPNESSDEMGKPDMEDDMLSHIESPDMPDMPVMDEKPSSMDDHPDSDFVPPGDHDHFHLHGGHSFYGSHGVDAFPEIIYDDHDHHHFHHDHPPPIVVTTTTAKPEPPPEPRVKKYSYFYLGRKLWYIPLYFTVWFSFYIFWLIVKSIARHKVNLPNHYTGRMMKRDLTEYFTHRETMENINDLTVRVIEYIEDFGKKYPNSATS; this is translated from the exons ATGTTACAACCAGTGACTGTTGGGATTATGTTAGTAATATGTATCAACTTTATCAGTGCTGACGATGCTTCCAGTTCTTATGCTAAGGTTGTTACGCTAGGATCGAATGGTGATAAAGAATCTTGGCAGGGCGACTCAGGACCCAAACTCTTCAAGGCTCTACACACGGATCTAAATATCCCAGTTTC AACAACAAAAACTATAGAAACGACTGCTTCTGGTCAGGATAAGGATTCATCATTAGGACGGGCGTATACGTATATAAATCCTTACCGAATTTATCCCCGTAGACAATATTCAGTGAATAAAAACCGATCGCCTTCGGTGATATACCCACGATACGGCTCGTCATATAAACGAATAG accagGCGATGGATCGATATACACCAGGCGAGGCCGTTGCAACTGCTCAATTTAAAAAGAACAAGGATGGATACAATTATAAtccaccaaaaatgaaaccCACGAGACCATCCGCGATTAGCTATACTCCACCCAAAGATTTATATGCATTTCCTCCAAATCTGGATTCTAACTATTTACCACCAACGCAACCACCCCCGAGTAAACCCAGGAAGCCGATTACTAGTTATATACCCCCACCAGCTGGAGCGCCTAGTGGTTTTGTGGGACCAGTAAATCCTGAGTATCTACCTCCGTTTATGAAGGAATCCAAAAGCGAAGACAAGGGAAAACCGGCTGATTCTGATACAACAGAAATGCCAGCCTCGAACCCAAGTGATGATATGCTACCTCCGCTCACAGATAGCGAAAATCCACCGTCCAGTGAAACAGAAATGTCTGCCGAGAAAGATATGCCACCCAACGAGAGTAGTGATGAAATGGGTAAGCCAGATATGGAAGATGATATGCTTTCCCACATAGAATCTCCGGATATGCCGGATATGCCGGTGATGGATGAAAAACCCTCCAGTATGGACGATCATCCAGACTCCGACTTTGTACCTCCCGGTGATCATGATCATTTCCATCTACATGGTGGTCATTCATTTTACGGAAGTCATGGAGTCGATGCGTTTCCAGAAATAATATATGACGACCATGACCATCACCATTTCCACCATGATCATCCTCCACCAATAGTGGTGACGACCACTACAGCGAAACCTGAACCACCACCTGAACCTCGAGTGAAAAAGTACAGCTACTTTTATCTTGGCCGAAAACTTTGGTATATTCCACTCTACTTCACCGTGTGGTTCAGTTTCTACATTTTTTGGTTGATTGTCAAGTCCATTGCAAGGCACAAG GTCAATCTTCCAAATCATTATACAGGTAGGATGATGAAACGGGATCTTACGGAGTATTTTACACATCGGGAAACAATGGAAAACATCAACGATCTAACAGTACGTGTTATCGAATACATTGAGGATTTTGGGAAAAAGTACCCCAATTCTGCTACTTCCTAA